GGCTTCGAAATGATTCTTCTTCCTAAGTTCGACCCGCTCGAAACGCTTAAAATCATCGACAAGCAAAAACCGACGCTCTTTCCAGGCGCACCGACAATTTACATTGGCCTTTTGCATCACCCCAAATTGCAGCACTATAATCTGTCATCTATTAAAAGCTGTCTTAGCGGATCAGCCGCGCTCCCTGTGGAGGTAAAGCAGCAATTTGAAAAAGTGACTGGCGGAAAGCTTGTGGAAGGCTATGGTTTGTCTGAAGCATCCCCTGTGACGCACTCCAATTTTATCTGGGGGAAAAACAAGCCGGGCAGTATTGGCTGTCCTTGGCCGGGTACTGACGCAGCGATCTATTCAGAAGAGACGGGTGAGCTTGCCGCACCGTATGAGCATGGAGAAATCATTGTCAAAGGCCCGCAAGTCATGAAAGGATATTGGAACAAACCAGAGGAAACCGCCGCTGTACTGAGAGACGGCTGGCTGTTCACCGGAGATATGGGCTATATGGATGAAGAGGGTTTTTTCTATATTGCCGACAGGAAGAAGGACATCATCATCGCCGGCGGCTATAATATTTACCCGCGTGAAGTCGAAGAAGCGCTTTATGAACATGAAGCCATTCAGGAAATTGTCGTTGCCGGTGTGCCGGATTCCTACAGGGGAGAAACAGTAAAAGCATTTGTCGTGTTAAAGAAAGACGCAAAAGCCGATACAGAAGAACTGGACGCTTTTGCGAGATCCCGTCTCGCTCCCTACAAGGTGCCGAAAGCCTATGAATTTAGAAAAGAACTGCCGAAAACGGCGGTAGGGAAAATTTTAAGAAGGCGTTTACTCGAAGAAGATGCCGAAAATCATCATATTAACCACAAATGACATAAGAAAAAAGAGAACATCTATGAATAAACTTGACAAAGCCGAAAATCCTTCTTATCATGAAAATATGAATGAATAGTCATTCATTTTTATAGGGAGGAACGATGAACATTGAAGCAAAAACGGCCAAAGTATATGCAGATTATTGATGCAGCAGTAGAAGTCATTGCGGAAAACGGCTACCACCAGTCACAGGTGTCCAAAATCGCCAAACAAGCCGGAGTAGCGGACGGCACCATCTATCTTTATTTCAAAAATAAAGAAGACATTTTAATTTCTCTATTTAAAGAAAAAATGGGCCAATTTATTGAGCGGATGGAAGAGGGCATCAAAGAAAAAAAGACAGCCAAAGAAAAACTGGCGCTTGTCATTTCAAAGCATTTTACTCTTTTAGCGGATGACCATAATCTCGCGATTGTCACTCAGCTTGAGCTCCGTCAGTCCAACTTGGAGCTGCGCCAGAAAATCAATGAAATATTAAAGGGCTACTTAAATATTTTGGATGGCATTTTGACGGAAGGTATACAATCAGGCGAATTAAAAAAAGGCCTCGATGTCCGCCTCGCCCGGCAGATGATTTTTGGTACGATTGACGAAACCGTGACAACTTGGGTGATGAATGACCAAAAGTACGATCTCGCTGCCTTATCCGACAGCGTTTTAGAATTGTTGGTGTCCGGAATTCATAATAAGTAAAGGGGTTCTGTCTTATGAATGCAATATCACTGGCGGTTGATCAATTTGTGGCAGTCTTGACGATTCACAATCCGCCGGCAAATGCGCTTTCCAGCCGGATATTAGAAGAGCTGTCCTCCTGTCTAGATCAATGTGAGACAGATGCAGGCGTACGAAGCATTATCATTCACGGTGAGGGAAGATTTTTCTCAGCCGGTGCTGATATTAAAGAATTTACATCGCTTAAAGGCAATGAGGATTCCTCACTGCTGGCTGAGCGCGGCCAGCAGCTGATGGAAAGAGTTGAAGGCTTCCCTAAACCAATTATCGCAGCGATTCATGGTGCTGCACTTGGGGGCGGACTTGAGCTGGCGATGGCGTGTCATATCAGAATCGCCGCGGAAGATGCCAAACTGGGGCTCCCTGAGCTTAACCTCGGTATCATTCCGGGTTTTGCGGGAACACAGCGTCTACCGAGATATATCGGGATAGCCAAAGCATTAGAGCTCATTGGATCCGGAGAACCGATATCCGGAAAAGAAGCGCTTGATCTCGGACTTGTTTCAATTGGAGCGAAGGATGAAGCAGAAGTGCTTGAAAAAGCAAAAGCGCTTGCCGCTAAGTTTGCAGAAAAAAGCCCGCAAACGCTGGCATCACTGCTTGAGCTTCTTTATTCAAACAAGGTGTATTCCTATGATGGCAGCTTAAAGCTTGAAGCAAAGCGGTTTGGTGAAGCATTTGAGTCAGAGGACGCCAAAGAAGGCATCCAGGCATTTCTCGAAAAAAGAAAGCCTCAGTTCAAGGGCGAATAAAAGGGGATATGATCATGAATCTATTTGTACTGATGAAACGGACGTTTGACACAGAAGAAAAAATCGTCATTGAAGCAGGAAAGATTCAGGACGACGGAGCGGAATGGATCATTAATCCATACGACGAGTACGCGATAGAAGAAGCCATCCAGCTGAAGGAAAAGCACGGCGGCACGATCACCGCCGTCACTGTCGGCTGTGAAGAAGCGGAAAAGGAATTGCGTACGGCGCTTGCCATGGGATGTGACCAAGCCGTTTTAATCAACATAGAAGATGATCTCGAGGAACCCGACCAATATTCTATATCTCAAATTTTATACCACTATATGAAGGATCAGGAGTTTGATTTGATTCTCGGCGGAAATGTTGCCATTGACGGAGGGTCAGGACAAGTCGCCCCTCGGCTTGCCGAGCTGCTGGATATTCCGTGCATCACGACGATCACCAAACTCGAAATCAACGGCACTGATGCAGAAGCAGAAAGAGACGTTGAAGGGGATGTTGAGAAGATCAAAACGACTCTCCCATTGCTTGTCACAGCTCAGCAGGGTTTAAACGAACCGCGTTATCCATCGCTTCCGGGAATTATGAAGGCCAAGAAAAAACCGCTTGAAGAGCTGGAGCTAGATGATCTTAATCTTGACGAAGAGGATGCCGAACCAAAAGTGAAAACCATAGAGCGTTTTCTTCCGCCGAAAAAAGAAGCCGGGAAGCTTCTCCAAGGTGAGCCTGCCGAACAGGCAAAAGAGCTCGTCTCATTGCTCCGCAGCGAAGCTAAAGTCATGTAAAGCTTGGACATTCAAAGAAACAGGGGGATGTTAGAATGGGAAAAAAAGTGATCGTACTTGGAGAAATTCGCGATGGGGAATTGCGGAATGTCACCTTTGAAGCATTAGCTGCAGGAAGAACCATCTCAGGTGATGGAGAAGTCATCGGTGTTTTGATCGGAGAAAATGCTCAAAGCCTTGCACAGGAGCTTATCCATTACGGAGCCGATAAAGTTCTCACAGCCGAGGATCCGAAGCTGAAAGCATACACGGCAGACGGATACAGCCAGGTCATGAATGCCATTATTGGCCAAGAAAAACCCGATTCAGTCATATGCGGGCACACAGCAATGGGCAAAGACTTATCACCGAAGCTCGCGGCCCGGCTGCAAACAGGCTTAATTTCTGATGCTACTGATGTAAGCGTTGCCGGAGAGAATGTCGTATTCACACGGCCGATTTACTCGGGGAAAGCATTTGAACGCGTCATATCAACCGATCCGCTGATTTTTGCAACGATTCGCCCTAATAACATTCAAGCTTCAGAAAAAGACACCGGCAGGTCAGGGAGTATCGAAAGCCTTGATGTTTCTCATACTGACCTCCGCACCGTTATCCAAGAGGTTGTGAAAAAAACAACGGACGGCGTTGATCTCTCCGAAGCCAAAATTATCGTTGCAGGCGGCCGCGGAGTCAAAAGCAAGGAAGGATTTCAGCCGCTAGAGGAGCTTGCCGAAGTGCTCGGAGCCGCAGTTGGGGCTTCTCGCGGGGCGTGCGACGCTGATTATTGTGATTACGCTCTCCAGATCGGGCAGACCGGAAAAGTCGTCACCCCGGATTTGTACATCGCCTGCGGCATTTCCGGCGCCATCCAGCATTTAGCCGGGATGTCAAACAGCAAGATCATTGTCGCCATTAATAAGGATCCCGAAGCCGATATTTTTAAAATAGCTGATTATGGCATCGTAGGCGATTTATTTGAAGTGGTTCCGTTATTAACTGAGGAATTCAAACAATTAAATATACACTCGTAAAGGAAACCCCGAACTGCTGAAGTTCGGGGTTTTTGTATGTTTAAATATATACGTACAAATGTATACGTAATAAAAAATATCATTGACATGTACGAACATATATAATATCGTTACTTTAAAAGCGCTTACATTCATGCGGACTCCTCAGGCGAAAGACAGATCACATATTTGACTGTGGTGCTTTTCATATTCGTATGAAAGGAATGATCAGGCATGTCTAAACATCAAGCAGTGATCCAGACAGATATTGTAAAAGGAACGATTAACAAAAATATATACGGTCATTTTGCGGAGCATTTAGGAAGAGGGATTTATGAGGGGATTTGGGTCGGAACAGACTCGAGCATTCCCAATATAAACGGAATACGAAAGGATGTGCTGGAAGCGCTCAAGCAGCTTCATATTCCTGTCCTCAGATGGCCTGGCGGGTGTTTTGCAGACGAATATCATTGGGCAAACGGTGTCGGAGACCGAAAGACGATGCTTAACACGCACTGGGGCGGAACAGTTGAATCAAATGAATTCGGAACGCATGAATTTATGATGCTTTGCGAGCTGCTTGAATGCGAGCCTTATATCTGCGGGAATGTCGGAAGCGGAACGGTTCAGGAAATGGCGGAATGGATCGAATATATGACGTTTGAAGAAGGCACTCCAATGTCAGACTGGAGAAAACAAAATGGAAGAGAGGAGCCTTGGAAGCTGAAATATTTCGGGGTGGGCAATGAAAACTGGGGCTGCGGCGGAAACATGCACCCTGAATACTATGCTGATCTGTACCGGCGTTTTCAAACCTATGTGCGAAATTACAGCGGCAATGAAATCTATAAAATTGCTGGCGGCGCAAATGTAGATGACTTTAATTGGACGGACGTGCTTATGAAAAAAGCCGCCGGCCTGATGGACGGATTGAGCCTTCATTATTACACGATTCCGGGTGATTTCTGGAAAGGCAAAGGGTCAGCGACAGAATTCACAGAGGATGAATGGTTCATTACAATGAAAAAGGCCAAATATATCGACGAACTGATTCAAAAACACGGCACAATTATGGACCGGTACGATCCGGAGCAGCGGGTCGGCCTGATTATTGACGAATGGGGCACGTGGTTTGATCCTGAGCCGGGCACGAACCCTGGTTTCCTTTATCAGCAAAATACCATTCGCGATGCACTGGTGGCGGCTTCTCACTTCCACATTTTCCACCAGCATTGCCGCCGGGTGCAAATGACCAACATCGCCCAAACGGTAAACGTTCTTCAAG
The Bacillus vallismortis genome window above contains:
- a CDS encoding AMP-binding protein — its product is MQSQKPWLAEYPDEIPHDLPLPNQTLQSILTDSAERFPDKTAVTFYGKKLTFHDILTDALKLAAFLQSNGLQKGDRVAVMLPNCPQSVISYYGVLFAGGIVVQTNPLYTEHELEYQLRDAGASVIITLDLLFPKAIKMKTLSIVDQILVTSIKDYLPFPKNILYPLTQKQKVHIDFDKNDHIHTFASSVKQENMELVTIPKIEPEHDIAVLQYTGGTTGAPKGVMLTHRNILANAEMCTAWMYDVEEAAEKVLAIVPFFHVYGLTAVMNYSIKQGFEMILLPKFDPLETLKIIDKQKPTLFPGAPTIYIGLLHHPKLQHYNLSSIKSCLSGSAALPVEVKQQFEKVTGGKLVEGYGLSEASPVTHSNFIWGKNKPGSIGCPWPGTDAAIYSEETGELAAPYEHGEIIVKGPQVMKGYWNKPEETAAVLRDGWLFTGDMGYMDEEGFFYIADRKKDIIIAGGYNIYPREVEEALYEHEAIQEIVVAGVPDSYRGETVKAFVVLKKDAKADTEELDAFARSRLAPYKVPKAYEFRKELPKTAVGKILRRRLLEEDAENHHINHK
- the fadR gene encoding fatty acid metabolism transcriptional regulator FadR codes for the protein MKQKRPKYMQIIDAAVEVIAENGYHQSQVSKIAKQAGVADGTIYLYFKNKEDILISLFKEKMGQFIERMEEGIKEKKTAKEKLALVISKHFTLLADDHNLAIVTQLELRQSNLELRQKINEILKGYLNILDGILTEGIQSGELKKGLDVRLARQMIFGTIDETVTTWVMNDQKYDLAALSDSVLELLVSGIHNK
- a CDS encoding enoyl-CoA hydratase, which translates into the protein MNAISLAVDQFVAVLTIHNPPANALSSRILEELSSCLDQCETDAGVRSIIIHGEGRFFSAGADIKEFTSLKGNEDSSLLAERGQQLMERVEGFPKPIIAAIHGAALGGGLELAMACHIRIAAEDAKLGLPELNLGIIPGFAGTQRLPRYIGIAKALELIGSGEPISGKEALDLGLVSIGAKDEAEVLEKAKALAAKFAEKSPQTLASLLELLYSNKVYSYDGSLKLEAKRFGEAFESEDAKEGIQAFLEKRKPQFKGE
- the etfB gene encoding electron transfer flavoprotein subunit beta — protein: MNLFVLMKRTFDTEEKIVIEAGKIQDDGAEWIINPYDEYAIEEAIQLKEKHGGTITAVTVGCEEAEKELRTALAMGCDQAVLINIEDDLEEPDQYSISQILYHYMKDQEFDLILGGNVAIDGGSGQVAPRLAELLDIPCITTITKLEINGTDAEAERDVEGDVEKIKTTLPLLVTAQQGLNEPRYPSLPGIMKAKKKPLEELELDDLNLDEEDAEPKVKTIERFLPPKKEAGKLLQGEPAEQAKELVSLLRSEAKVM
- a CDS encoding electron transfer flavoprotein subunit alpha/FixB family protein, whose amino-acid sequence is MGKKVIVLGEIRDGELRNVTFEALAAGRTISGDGEVIGVLIGENAQSLAQELIHYGADKVLTAEDPKLKAYTADGYSQVMNAIIGQEKPDSVICGHTAMGKDLSPKLAARLQTGLISDATDVSVAGENVVFTRPIYSGKAFERVISTDPLIFATIRPNNIQASEKDTGRSGSIESLDVSHTDLRTVIQEVVKKTTDGVDLSEAKIIVAGGRGVKSKEGFQPLEELAEVLGAAVGASRGACDADYCDYALQIGQTGKVVTPDLYIACGISGAIQHLAGMSNSKIIVAINKDPEADIFKIADYGIVGDLFEVVPLLTEEFKQLNIHS
- the abfB gene encoding alpha-L-arabinofuranosidase AbfB codes for the protein MSKHQAVIQTDIVKGTINKNIYGHFAEHLGRGIYEGIWVGTDSSIPNINGIRKDVLEALKQLHIPVLRWPGGCFADEYHWANGVGDRKTMLNTHWGGTVESNEFGTHEFMMLCELLECEPYICGNVGSGTVQEMAEWIEYMTFEEGTPMSDWRKQNGREEPWKLKYFGVGNENWGCGGNMHPEYYADLYRRFQTYVRNYSGNEIYKIAGGANVDDFNWTDVLMKKAAGLMDGLSLHYYTIPGDFWKGKGSATEFTEDEWFITMKKAKYIDELIQKHGTIMDRYDPEQRVGLIIDEWGTWFDPEPGTNPGFLYQQNTIRDALVAASHFHIFHQHCRRVQMTNIAQTVNVLQAMILTEGERMLLTPTYHVFDMFKVHQDASLLDTETTSADYEWKEETLPQISVSASKHAEGDINITICNIDHQNKAEAEIELRGVDKTADHSGVILTAEKMNAHNTFDDPHHVKPESFSQYTLNKNKLKVKLPPMSVVLLTLRADS